DNA sequence from the Treponema sp. OMZ 838 genome:
GACGGCACCAATATGAGCCGCGGAATAAAGCTGCTGGAATCCGCAGGGCTGATTGAAGTGAATCCTGTGGCAGGGTATACGCCTGAGCTGAAAGATATTACCAAGTATGTGTATAATGTGGAGGTAGTTCCGCAGGCTGCCAATACGTTGCCGCAAACGCTCAACGACTATGCCGGAGCGACCATTAACGGAACCTATTCTATTCCGGCAGGTTTAATTCCTTCACGGGACGGGTTGATAATCGAAAAGCAATCCGAATCCGGCGGTAATCCGTATGTCAATGTTATTGTAGCCCGTACAAATGATAAAAATAATGCCGTCTATGCAAAAATCGTGCAGCTGTACCAATCCCAAACACTGGCAGAATATGTTCTTGCCAAATATAAAGAATCTTTTTTTCCGTCATTTGCTTATAACAAGGTGAATGCGGACACCGCTGCAGCGACGATGAAAAAAGTTGACGCTGCCGTACGGTGGTAACCGGCTGTTCAATACCTAAGGCAGCTGTTTAAGACTCGCCGTGAGTTTTAAACAGCTGCAATGCGTTATGGGAGAAAGATAATATGAACAAGACTGAACAGGAGCGCATCTCGGCACATATCCGCGAGGATCATCCGTACATCGTTGCATTACGGCGCTATTTCCATCAGCATCCGGAAATTGCAAAAGAAGAGTTCCATACTGCCGAACGGATTGAAGCTGAACTCGATAAGATCGGTCT
Encoded proteins:
- a CDS encoding MetQ/NlpA family ABC transporter substrate-binding protein, with the translated sequence MKNAKRLIGILFAGIMLAGGLFAQKAGVTTVKVGVCGSSNDQWKAVQYLLDQQKTNIKIQLVEFSAYNLPNEALNSGDIHLNAFQHKAYLNNEIAKNGYKIIAIGDTLIAPLTLYSKKYKSLDEVKKAAGTNGTKNVKRKALQFAIPNDGTNMSRGIKLLESAGLIEVNPVAGYTPELKDITKYVYNVEVVPQAANTLPQTLNDYAGATINGTYSIPAGLIPSRDGLIIEKQSESGGNPYVNVIVARTNDKNNAVYAKIVQLYQSQTLAEYVLAKYKESFFPSFAYNKVNADTAAATMKKVDAAVRW